TACCAGAGCAGTTCGTGGAGCTGACGCACGACCGGGAAGACGTCGACCATGCGCCGGGCGTCCTCGCGCGAGCCCGTGCGCCAGTCCCGGCCGCCGAAGGTGACCTGCGAGACCTTCTGCCCGGCGCCGAAGCAGTCGTAGACCGTGCAGCCGGTGAAACCCTTCTGCCGCAGTCTCGCGTGGATGCCGCACCGGTGGTCGCCCTGGAGGTTGGGGCAGGGCTTTCCGGCCTGTTTGTCGATGGCGAAGTCCGCGGAGGCGGCGAAGGGCAGGGCGACGCAGCACAGTCCGAAGCACTGCTCGCAGTCGCCGCGCAGGTCGGGACGGTCCACTGTCTGATCTGGCATGGAGTTCAGGATACGGAACGAAACCTCACCGCTGAGTTTCCGGCCTTGTGGGGGTCCCCTCATCCAACGGAAAACAAGCTCGGCTACTACAGAGGTACGAGCCGACAAAGGCAGGAGCCCCACCCGGACCGAGGAGAGACGTCATGTGCAACCACCAGCCCGCGTGCCCGACCGCCGACAGCCCCGACCACCACGCCGCCGTGATCGTGTCGGCCCATCCCGAACAGGGCTGGAGCCTGCTGTGCAACGGCACCATCGTCTTCGACGACACCGGTGAGCTCCTGCCGGACGGGCGGGTCGTGAGCCCGCACCGCACGCCGGGCACACTGGCGGTGGCCGCCTGACTCAGCCGATGTCGTCGGGCAGGTCGAGGCCGGCCAGGCGCTCGGGGTCGGCCAGGATGTGCATCGCGACGATTCGGCCGTCGGCGACGGTGACGCCCATGACCGATTGCAGTCGCCCGTCGGCGACATGGACGAATCCGAGCGCGTCGTTGACGAGTGCCACCCGCGCCGACGGGGCGAACCGCCGGAACAGCATGGCCTGTTCGGCGACGCCCTTCGCGCCGCGCACCACCTTCGACGCGGCCGCACCGCCGACCAGAACCCCGGAGTCGACCCGCAGCACGACGTCGGGGTGGAGAACGGCGACCAGGGCCTCGAAGTCCCCCGCGTGACTGGCGGCCAGAAACGCGTCGACGACCTCGCGCTGCCTGCCGAGGTCCGGGTCGGCCGAGGGAGTGGCCCCCTGCACCCGGCGCCGGGCGCGGCTGGCCAGTTGGCGGGTCGCCGCCGAACTGCGGTCCACGATCGGCGCGATGTCGTCGAACGGCACGGCGAACATGTCGTGCAGGACGAACGCGAGCCGCTCGGCGGGCTCCAGCGTCTCCAGGACGATCATGAGGGCGAGGCCCATCGAGTCGGCCTGGAGGACCTCCTGTTCCGGGTCGGTCCGCGTCAGGGGCCGGATCACGGGATCCGGGACGAAGGTGTCGTCCAGGGGATCCTCGCGGCGGGCGGTGCGCGAGCGCAGCATGTCGAGGCAGACCCGGCCGACCACGGTGGTCAGCCATCCGCCGAGATTCCTGATGTCCCCCGCGTCGGTGCGGCTCAGCTTCAGCCAGGTCTCCTGGACGGCGTCCTCCGCCTCGGCCAGTGAGCCCAGCATGCGGTATGCCACCGCCCGCAGCTGCCCTCTGTGCTCCTCGAAGCGCTCCGCCAGCAGCTCGCTGTCATTCATCGTCGGCTCCCCCTCCGTCGTCATCTGCCGAACAGTTCGAACGCCACCGCGGGCCGGCCCCCGAACCGCTCCCCGGTCTGGGCGGCGTGGCCCGTCAGGAATTCCCGCACGTACGTCTCCGGGTCGGCATCGGTCAACGCCTTGATGTACGTGCGGTGTTCGAGCAGCGAGCGCACTGCCCTGTCCAGTCCGGGTGTGGCGTCCACGGCGTGGGTGGGCGTGCTGGAGCCGGCGACGGCCACCCAGCGGACGCCGTTCCAGGGCTGAAGGCCCTGCTCGACGAGTTCCGGGAAGATCCAGCGGTTGCCCGCGTCGCCGGCCGCGTCCAGGGTGGCGCGGCCGACGGCGACGTGGTCGGGGGTGTTCCAGGCGACGCCGCCCCAGGTGTCCCGGTGGTTGAGGGTGATCACCAGTTCGGGCCGGTGCCGGCGGATCGCGGCGGCGATGTCCCGGCGCAGGGCGGTGCCGTACTCGATGACACCGTCCTTGTGGTCGAGGAACTCCACCACCGACACGCCCACGACGGCCGCGCTCGCCCGCTGCTCGCGCTCCCGCAGCGGGCCGCACTTCGCGGGTTCCATCGTGTCGATGCCCGCCTCGCCACGGCTCGCGAGGACGTAGGCGACCTCGCGCCCGGCGTCGGTCCAGGCGGCGATCGCGGCGGAGCAGCCGTACTCGAGGTCGTCCGGGTGCGCCACGACCGCGAGGGCGCGCTGCCAGTCGTCGGGCAGGGGCTGGAGCTGAGTGATCGTCGGCTCGGTCATGTTCCGCAGGCTAGTGCCCCGGCAGGCAACGTTCGCCCGTTGAGGAGCGCCCGCCGCGCAGCGGCCAAAGACCGCAGCCGGTGCGTGCTCTCGGCGTGCCGGCCGGAAGGCCCCGTCGATGGACCGGACGTACTTGGGCTTTCGGCCGGTGCGGCGAGTGGGGGCACCTCCCACGCCTTTAGGGCAGTGGGGGAGCGTGCCGGGCGCCGCGACGGGGCGAACGTTGCCTGTCGGGGCACTAGTCCGCGCCTACGACATCCCGGGGCCGGATCACACCTCGTCGCGCGTCAGCGCCAGCAGCCGGTCCAGGACGCGGGGGCCGCCGGACCGTACGCCGTCGTGTTCGAACTCGTCGGTGACCCAGGTGCGCAGGCCGCGGATCGCGCGGGCCGTGGCGAGGGAGTGGGCGGTGTCGACGTACATGTCGTCGTGGTAGACAGCCGCCGCGACCGGCACTTCGTTGGCGGCCAGGCGGGTGGGGTCGTACAGGGGCTGCCAGTCGGTGCGGGCGGCGAGGAGGTCGGCGGTCTCGCGCAGCGGGCGCAGGGCCGGGTCGCAGTCGAACATCCATGGGTGGACCGATTCGCCGGTGAACAGCAGCGGGCCGTCGCCCGTGAGGGTCTTGGCGGCGTCGAACTGCGGGAACTCGGTGCGGACGCGTTCGGCCGACCAGGCGGTGGGGCGCTCGTCCTGGCCGTAGATCGCCTCGTGGACGAGGGCGTACAGGGGGTGGCTCGCGTACGACAGGAGTCCCTGGACCTCTTCCTGGAACGCGTCGGCGAGGGCCGGGCCCTGCGGGGTGCGGACGAAGGCGTGTTCCAGCAGGTAGTGCAGGCGGTGGCTGCCCTCGCTGCCGCCGAGGAGGATGCCGAGGGACTGGAAGGCCTCGGCGGTGAGCCGGTAGCCGTTCGGCAGGACCGGCTCGTGCCGCAGCAGGTACTCGGCGATCTGCCGGGCGCGGTCGACGTCCTGCGGGTAGCGCGCGTAGTGCGCGGTGACCTTGCGTTCGATGCGGGGGTAGGCGGCCCGGTAGACGTCGTCGGCGTGGGCGTCGAGCGCGGGCAGGCCGCCGGTGATCAGGGCGGCGGCGAGGCCTTCGGGGGCGGTGGAGAGATAGGCCACCGTGCAGAAGCCGCCGAAGCTCTGGCCGAGGACGCTCCAGGGGGCGCCGCCGGTGACGGACGGGCGGATCGCCTCGCAGTCGCGGACGATCGCGTCGGCACGGAAGTGGCCGAGGTAGGCGGCCTGTTCGGCGGGGCCGCCGCGCAGCGGGAGCGTCTGCCGGTTGGCGGGGGTGGAGTGGCCGGTGCCGCGCTGGTCCAGGAGCAGGACGCGGAACTCCTTCAGGGCGCGGCCGAGCCAGGCCTGCTTGCCGACGAAGCGGTTCGCCCCGAAGCCGGGGCCGCCCTGGAGGTAGAGCAGCCACGGCAGGTCCTGGTGCGCCTTGTCGCTCGCGACGACCTCGCGGGCGTAGAGCTCGATCGTCTCCCCCGCCGGGTCGTCGTGGTCGAGGGGCACGGTGAAGTGGCGGTCGGTGAGGACGACGCCGGGCTGGCGGTAGCTGACGGTCAACGGGGCTCCCGGTGCGGACGGACTGCTGGCCGCGTCCCAGTTCAGCACATGTCCGGCGGGCCGCCACGTCCGGGGATCATGAACGGCCGCTGAACGGCGGCACAGCACAGGCGCCGGCAGCTGCTGAACGCCGGCTCAGTATGCCGGTGTCGTACGGCGGCTCAGCGCGCCGACAGGCTGGAGCGTCGTACCACCAGTTCGGGCTGGAGCACGACCCGCCGGTGCTCGTGCTTACGCGGTGAGTTCTCCGTCTCCGTCTCCTCCAGCAGGAGCTCCGCGGCCAGGGCGCCCATGGTGACGGCGGGCTGCCGTACCGAGGTGAGCGGGACGGCCGCGGCGGCCGCGAACTCGATGTCGTCGTAGCCGACGATCGCGAGGTCGTCGGGGACGCCGACGCCGGCCGCGAACATGGCCTGCAGGACGCCCAGGGCGAGCAGGTCGTTGGCGCAGAACACGGCGGTCGGCCGGTCGGCGAGGCCGAGGAGTCGGGCACCGGCGTCCCGGCCGGCGGCCACGTCGAGCCGCTCGGTGGGCAGCTCTCGCAGGCACTGCGGGCCCAGTCCCGCCTCGGCCAGGGCGTTGAGAGCGCCCGTACGGCGGTCGCGGACCTGGTTGAGGCCGGGCGGGCCGCTGACGTACGCGATGGAGCGGTGCCCGGCATCGACGAGGTGGCGTACGGCCAGCGCGCCGCCCGCCACGTCGTCGACGGACACCGAGCACTCGGTGGTGCCCTCGGCGACCCGGTCGACGAGGACGAAGGGGATGCCGTGCCGCCGGAAGGACTCGATGTTGCGGCCGGTGGCGTCGGCGGGGGTGAGCAGCACGCCGCGGACCCGCTGCTCGGCGAAGAGCGACAGGTACTCGGCCTCCTCGCTCGGGTTCTGGGCGCTGTTGCAGACCATCACGCCGAGCTGCGCCTCGCGCGCGGCCCGTTCGGCACCGCGCGCGACGTCGACGAAGAAGGGGTTGCCCATGTCGAGGACGAGCAGGCCCATGATCCGGCTGCGGCCCGCGCGCAGCTGGCGCGCGGACTCGCTGCGGACGTAGCCCAGCCGGTCTATCGCGGACAGCACCCGTGCCCGGGTCTCGGTCGCGACCGTGTCCGGACGGTTGATGACGTTCGACACCGTGCCGACGGAGACTCCGGCGGCACGGGCGACGTCCTTGATACCCACCGACTGGGACATCAGGCAGGTACCTCCACGGGAGCGATGGGTTGCCGGAAGGCCTTCACATTACCGTCCTTCTTCACGCATCAGGCCCGGTCACGCGGGCAACGCGAAGTCGACGACGTGAAGCGCCGAGGGGGTCGTGCCGCTCGACTTCTCCTGGTACATGACCGACAGGACGTTGTCGGCCTTGACCCGCATCTCGTCGATCACGACCTCGCCGAAGGCATTGAGGCCGCTGCCGTCGAACAGGATCCTCCAGTCGGTGTGTCCGGAGGCCGCGGAGGCGCCGGCGATCCGGCCGAACGGGAAGATCGCGTAGGCGTTGTCGTACTTGTCCAGGACCAGCTTGGTGCGCTGGCTGGAGTTCAGCGGGACCGGGATCTCGGTCTTCTGCCAGGTGCCGGAGGCGTTCTTGCGGACGTGGAAGGCACGGCCGTTGGTGGTGCGGTCGGTCACGTAATTCGTCGTGCACTGGCCGAAGCGGCCGGGGACGTAGGAGATGATCGCGTGCGGGCGGCCGGCGGAGTCGGTGGCCTGGCTCTCCTGGTTCATCAGGGAGTGGTCGGGGTTGAGCGGGTCCACCACGAGGCCGCCGTCGGTGACGGACACCTTGTCGGAGCCGCCGGTGGTGCCGACGACCGCGCCCGCGTTGTTGCGCCAGGTCCGGCCCCGGTCGTCCGAGTAGACGTAGCCGGTGTCGTGGTTGGTGATGCCGCCGCCGTTGCACATCACGGCGCCGTTCTGCTCGCGCCAGGTGAAGAAGGAGTGCAGCCGGCCGCCGGCGTCGTAGTCGATGCCGTGCAGGTACATGTTGCGGGCCGTGCTGGAGCCGTGCTCGCTGGTGTAGGTGCCGGTGGAGCTGGACCACTCGCCGAGGTTGGTCCACTTGGTGCCGTCGTACTCGGCGAGGGCGTTGCGGCCGTTGCCGGAGATCGCGACACGGTAGCTGAGCTGGAGCCGGCCCTCGGGAGTGGAGACGAACTGGGGGTAGGTGAACTGCGAGGTGAGCGCGAGTCCGTCGAGGGTGGACTGCGGTGCGCCGAAGCGGCTCGTGGTCCAGCTCAGCCCGGCCGGGTTGTCCATGAGGCCGGCCACCGACTTGACGTAGGTGAAGCCGTCGCTGTGCGAGTCCATGTTGAGGTGGAGGCGGCCGTCCACCTTGGAGACGCCCATCGAGATGACGTTGTGGGAGTCGTTGTAGCGGAGCGTGTGGCCGACCTTGACGGTGGACCAGGTGCTCGAACCGAGCACCCGGCGGCCCACGACGGCGTTGCGGTCGGCGGTGTACCAGACGGCGTACTGGTAGCCCTTGTAGGTCAGCAGGCCGTTCTTCTGGAAGGAGTTGTTGTTGACCAGTCCGTCGTAGGACACGAAGAAGATGGCCTGGCTGTCGAGCGTGGTGGTGCCCCGCCGGGTGACCGAGGGTCCGGGGTCGGCGGCGCGGGCGGTGCCGGCGGTGAGGGCAGGGGTCATCACGGCTCCAGCGAGGGCGGCGCCCAGCAGCGTACGTCTCTTCATCTCGGGGACTCCGTTGTCGGCGAGGGGGAAAGCGGGGAGCAGGGCAGGAGGGGTGTCAGGCGAGGTGGAACACCTCGGTGAGCGGTTTCATCGCCTCGTCGGGGCGTTCGCCGTCGAGGGATTCGAAGAAGGGGCCCATCTCGGCCTGCCAGCGGGCGTTGACCTCGGTGGCCTCCATACCGGCCTTGGCGGCCTCGAAGTCCTCGGTCTCCAGGTAGCCGACGAGCAGGCCGTCGTCGCGCAGGAAGAGGGAGTAGTTGTGCCAGCCGGTGGCCGAGAGCGCCTGAAGCATCTCCGGCCACACGGCGGCATGGCGTTCGCGGTACTCGGCGATCTTGTCCTGACGGACCTTGAGCAGGAAACAGACGCGCTGCATGAAGTACCGCTCTCCTGTCGTGAGTTGGTGATCAGAAGTTGAACTGGTCGATGTTCTTCTTGTCGAAGACGGTCGGCTTGCCGAGGCTGATCACGCCGTCCTTGCCGATGGTGTACTCGCCCATGGCGCCGGCCTTGAAGGTCTCGCCCTCCTTGCCGGTGATCTGACCCGAGACCAGGGCGACGGCCGTACGGGCGGCCAGCTCGCCGAGCTTGGACGGGTCCCACAGCTCGAAGGCGTCGACGGTGCCGTTCTTGACGTACTTGCGCATGTCGTTCGGGGTGCCGAGGCCGGTCAGCTTGACCTTGCCCTTGTACTTGGAGCCCGACAGGTACTGGGCGGCCGCCTTGATGCCGACGGTGGTCGGGGAGATGATCCCCTTCAGGTTCGGGTACTCCTGGAGCAGGCCCTGGGTCTGCTGGAAGGACTTCTGGGCGTCGTCGTCACCGTAGGCGACCTTGACGAGCTTGATGTCCTTGTACTTGGGGTCCTTGAGCTCCTCCTTCATGAAGTTGATCCAGACGTTCTGGTTGGTCGCGGTCTGCGCGGCGGACAGGATCGCGATCTCGCCCTTGTAGCCGATCTGTTCGGCGAGCAGCTGCACCTCGGTGCGGCCGAGGTCCTCTGCGGACGCCTGCGAGACGAAGGCGTTGCGGCAGTCGGGGTTGGTGTCGGAGTCGTAGGTGACGACCTTGATGTCGTTCTTCATGGCCTGCTTGAGCGCGGTGCACAGGGCGCCGGGGTCCTGCGCGGAGACGGCCATGGCGTTGACCTGCTGCTGGGTGAGGGTGTTGACGTAGGACACCTGACCCGCGGTGTCGGTGGCGCTGGAGGGGCCGACCTCCTTGTAGCTGGAGCCGAGCTCCTTCACGGCCGCCTCGCCGCCCTTGTCGGCGGTGGTGAAGTACGGGTTGTTGACCTGCTTGGGCAGGAAGCCGATGGTCAGGCCCTTCTTGGTGGCCGCGTTCGGGTCGGCCTTGCCGCCCGAGGCGGCGCCGCCGGAGCTCTCGCTCTTGACGTCCTCCTTGGTGGTGCCGCCGCAGGCGGTGGCGGCCAGGGCGAGGGAGGTGACTGCGGCGAGGGCCGCACAGGTACGGCGGAGGGATGACTTGCGCATGGCGGTTCCTTTTGGCGGAGGTGAGTGGATGCCCCTAGGGGCGCGGGGCTGTATCGATATGCGGCTCCGCCGCGTGGGCGCGACCAGCCACAGACGACCCGCAGGTTTCAAACGGCCTTTCCAGCGGAGCGTGCCGCCCTCGCGACGGAGATCTGCCGTGCGACCCGGGGGGCGAGCACGGAGAGGACGAGCAGAACGCCGGTGACGACAATCTGCGACTGGGCGGAGACGTCCTGGAGGCTCATCACGTTCTGCAGCGCGCCGAGCAGGAAGACTCCCGCGATCGCGCCGCCGAGCGTGCCCTTGCCTCCGTCGAAGTCGATGCCGCCCAGCAACACGGCTGCCACGACGGAGAGTTCGAGGCCGGTGGCGTTGTCGTAGCGGGCGCTGGCGTAGTGGAGCGCCCAGAAGATGCCGGTGAGGGAGGCCATCAGGCCGGTCACCGTGAACAGGATGAGCTTCTGCCGCTTGACCCGGATGCCGGCGAACCGCGCGGCCTCCTCATTGGCGCCGATCGCGAACAGCGACCGTCCGAACGGGGTGGCGTGCAGGGCGACCAGGGCGATCGCGAGCAGGACCAGGAAGGGCAGGAAGGCCTGCGGGATGAACGTGTCGCCGATGCGCCCGGCGGCGAAGTCCAGGTACTGGGTGGGGAAGTCGGTCACCGCGTCCGAGCCGAGCACGATCTGCGCGATGCCCCGGTAGGCGGCGAGTGTGCCGATGGTGACGGCGAGGGACGGCAGCCCGAGCCGGGTCACCAGCAGGCCGTTGATCAGTCCGCAGACCACGCCAAGGAGCAGGCAGATCGGGATGATCGCCTCGATCGTCATGCCCTCGTTCCACAGGGCGCCCATCACCGCGCCGGACAGGCCGGCCGTGGAGGCGACCGACAGGTCGATCTCGCCGGCGACCACCAGCAGCGTCATCGGCAGGGCGATCAGCGCGATCGGCAGGGTGTTGCCGAGCAGGAACGACAGGTTGAGGGCGTTGCCGAAGCCGTCGACGGTGGAGAAGGACAGCAGCAACAGGACGATCAGGAGGACGCCGACGGCCCCATCCCACCTCAAAGAGGCGGACCAGCGGATCGCACGGCTGAGGGACTCAGGCATGGCGGGCGTTCCTCTTCTTCAGTGCGGAGGCCACGCGCAGCGCGACGATCCGGTCGACCGCGATGGCGAGGATGAGCAGGGTGCCGTTGATGGCCATCACCCACACGGAACTGACGCCGAGGGCAGGCAGCACGCTGTTGATGGAGGTCAGCAGCAGCGCGCCGAGCGCGGCGCCGTAGACGCTGCCGGAGCCACCGGTGAAGACCACGCCGCCGACCACGACCGCGCTGACGACGGTGAGTTCGTAGCCGTTGCCGGTGCCGGAGTCGACGTTGCCGAACCGGGCCAGGTACATCGCCCCGGCGAGGCCCGCGAGGGCGCCGCAGAAGGTGTACGCGGTGAGGGTCCGCTTGCGGACCGCGATGCCGGCGAGCCGGGCGGCCTCCGGGTTGGAGCCGAGCGCGTACAGCTCGCGTCCGCTGCCGAAGTGCTTCAGGTAGTACGCGGTCGCCACCAGCACGGCGAGGGCGATCATCGCCAGCCACGGCACCGCGGAGATGCCCCCGGAGCCGAAGTCCACGAAACCGCCGGGCAGGTCGGCCGCGGTGATCTGGCGGGAGCCCACCCAGATGGAGTCGATGCCGCGGATGATGTACATCGTGCCGAGGGTGACGACGAGCGCGGGCACCTGGCCCAAGCTGACCAGCAGGCCGTTGAGCAGGCCGAAGCCGACACCCATCAGGACCGCCAGGAGTACGGCCACGACGGAGTCGCCGCCGCCCTGGAGGTACGTACCGGCGGCGAAGGCGCTGATGCCGAGGGTGGAGCCGACCGAGAGGTCGACGTTGCGGGTGATGACGACCAGCGCCTGGCCGGTGGCGACCAGCACCAGGATGGTCGCGTTCAGCAGCAGGTCCTTGATGCCCTGCTCGGACAGGAACTCGCTGTTGCCTGCCTGGGTGATGGCGATCATCACCAGGAAGACGACCAGGATGGCGAGTTCGCGCATCTTGAAGACGCGGTCGACGAGCCGGGTGCCGCTGGACTTGGGCACGTCGGCGACGGGGGTCTCGTTCGGGGTGAGGACCGTCATGCGGCGGCCCTCCCGGTGGCTGCGGCCATCACGGACTCCTCGGTGGCTTCGGCGCGCGGGATCTCGGCGGTGAGGCGGCCCTCGTGCATCACGAGCACGCGGTCGGCCATGCCGAGGATCTCGGGCAGGTCGGAGGAGATCATCAGTACGGCCACGCCGTCGGCGGCCAGCCGGCTGAGCAGCCGGTGCACCTCGGCCTTGGTGCCGACGTCGATGCCGCGGGTCGGCTCGTCGACGATCAGTACCTTGGGGCCGGTGGCGAGCCACTTGGCCAGGACGACCTTCTGCTGGTTGCCGCCGGACAGCGTGTTCACGGTGTCGGCGATCCGGGCGTACTTGACCTGGAGCTTGACGGCCCAGTCGAGGGAGCGGCTGCGTTCGGCGCCGCGGTCCACGAGCCCGGCCTTCACCGTCGTCCGAAGACCGGTGAGCCCGATGTTGCGCTCGATGGACATGTCCATCACCAGGCCCTGCGCGCGCCGGTCCTCAGGGACGAGGGCGAGCCCGGCGGCCATCGCGGTGGACGGGGCCCCGTTGGTGAGCTTGCGCCCCTGGACCTCGACCTCGCCCGCGTCCCAGCTGTCGATGCCGAAGACGGCCCGGGCGACCTCCGTACGGCCTGCGCCGACGAGCCCGGCGAGACCTACGATCTCCCCGTGCCGTACGTCGAAGGACACGTCGGTGAAGACGCCTTCCCGGGTCAGCCGGCGCACGCTCAGCGCGACCTCTCCGGGCTTGACCTCCTGCTTCGGATACAGGTCGTCGAGATCGCGGCCGACCATGCGGCGTACGAGGTCGTCCTCGGTCATGTCGTCGAGCGGCTCGCTGGCGATCCAGGCGCCGTCGCGCAAGGTGGTCACCCGTTGGCAGATCTGGAAGATCTCCTCGAGGCGGTGCGAGATGAAGAGGACGGCGGCGCCCTGCTCACGCAGGGTGCGCACGACGCCGAAGAGCCGGGCCACCTCACTGCCGGTGAGGGCGGCCGTCGGCTCGTCCATGATCAGTACGCGGGCGTCGAAGGAGAGGGCCTTGGCGATCTCGACGATCTGCTGGTCGGCGATCGACAGGCCGCGGGCGGGGCGGTCGGGGTCGAGTTCGACGCCGAGACTCTGCATCAGGGCCAGGGTCGCGGCGTGCGTGGCCTTGTGGTCGATCCGGCCGAGGGCACGCCGCGGCTGACGGCCCATGAAGATGTTCTCGGCGATCGACAGGTCGGGAAAGAGCGTGGGCTCTTGGTAGATCACGGCGATACCGGCGTCGCGGGCGTCGCCCGGGCCGTGGAAGAGGACGGGCTCACCTTCGAGCAGCACCTGGCCGGCATCCGGTCGGTGCACCCCGGCGAGCGTCTTGATGAGGGTCGACTTGCCCGCGCCGTTCTCACCGGCGAGGGCATGGACCTCGCCGGGGAACAGCTCCAGGGACACGTCCCGCAGGGCGCGCACCGCTCCGAAGGACTTCGATACGTCCTTGAGCGACAACACCGGGGCCGGACCCGCTTCGGACGGGTGGGTCATGAGGGGCTCCTCGACGACGCCGGCGGGACTCCGTCACAGCGTCGTGAAAGGTTTCAACTCGGTTGCCGGGACGTTAGGCGCGCCAGCCATGTCACGTCAATGGGTCCGGGTCGAAAAAGTTTCGATAGGTATTCGATAGGCAAAGGTCACGGTCAGAGCACGGGAGACCGGCTGTGCCGGACCCCTTGACACCCCTACGGACGAGCCATAGCTTCGCGTTTTGAATCGATTCATACGAAGGAGCCCTCAAGTGACCGAGCTCGCTGCGGTGAAGGCCGCTCTCAAGACCCAGGCAGTCGAGACGCCGTCGTGGGCGTACGGGAACTCGGGCACCCGCTTCAAGGTGTTCGCGCAGGCGGGTGTCCCCCGGAACCCGTGGGAGAAGCTGGCGGACGCGGCCAAGGTGCACGAGTTCACCGGCGTGGCCCCGACGGTCGCGCTGCACATCCCGTGGGACAAGGTCGAGGACTACGCGGCGCTGGCGAAGTACGCCGAGGAACACGGCGTGAAGCTGGGCGCGATCAATTCGAACACGTTCCAGGACGACGACTACAAGCTGGGCAGCATCTGTCACGCGGACGCGGCGGTGCGGCGCAAGGCGCTGGACCACCTGCTGGAGTGCGTCGACATCATGGACGCCACCGGGTCGCGGGATCTGAAGCTGTGGTTCGCCGACGGCACGAACTATCCCGGGCAGGACGACATCCGGGAGCGACAGGACCGGCTCGCGGAGGGTCTGGCCGAGGTGTACGAGCGGCTGGGCGACGGGCAGCGGATGCTGCTGGAGTACAAGTTCTTCGAGCCGGCGTTCTACACGACCGATGTGCCGGACTGGGGCACCGCGTACGCCCACTGCCTCAAGCTCGGTGAGAAGGCGCAGGTCGTGGTGGACACGGGGCATCACGCGCCCGGTACCAACATCGAGTTCATCGTGGCGACGCTGCTGCGGGAGGGGAAGCTCGGTGGGTTCGACTTCAACTCGCGGTTCTATGCGGACGACGACCTGATGGTCGGG
The nucleotide sequence above comes from Streptomyces sp. NL15-2K. Encoded proteins:
- the rhaI gene encoding L-rhamnose isomerase, producing MTELAAVKAALKTQAVETPSWAYGNSGTRFKVFAQAGVPRNPWEKLADAAKVHEFTGVAPTVALHIPWDKVEDYAALAKYAEEHGVKLGAINSNTFQDDDYKLGSICHADAAVRRKALDHLLECVDIMDATGSRDLKLWFADGTNYPGQDDIRERQDRLAEGLAEVYERLGDGQRMLLEYKFFEPAFYTTDVPDWGTAYAHCLKLGEKAQVVVDTGHHAPGTNIEFIVATLLREGKLGGFDFNSRFYADDDLMVGAADPFQLFRIMYEVIRGGGFAPEVAFMLDQCHNIEAKIPAIIRSVMNVQEATAKALLVDREALVAAQRSGDVLEANAVLMDAYNTDVRPLLAEVREEMELDADPIAAYRRSGWAEKIVAERVGGQQAGWGA
- a CDS encoding sugar ABC transporter ATP-binding protein, which translates into the protein MTHPSEAGPAPVLSLKDVSKSFGAVRALRDVSLELFPGEVHALAGENGAGKSTLIKTLAGVHRPDAGQVLLEGEPVLFHGPGDARDAGIAVIYQEPTLFPDLSIAENIFMGRQPRRALGRIDHKATHAATLALMQSLGVELDPDRPARGLSIADQQIVEIAKALSFDARVLIMDEPTAALTGSEVARLFGVVRTLREQGAAVLFISHRLEEIFQICQRVTTLRDGAWIASEPLDDMTEDDLVRRMVGRDLDDLYPKQEVKPGEVALSVRRLTREGVFTDVSFDVRHGEIVGLAGLVGAGRTEVARAVFGIDSWDAGEVEVQGRKLTNGAPSTAMAAGLALVPEDRRAQGLVMDMSIERNIGLTGLRTTVKAGLVDRGAERSRSLDWAVKLQVKYARIADTVNTLSGGNQQKVVLAKWLATGPKVLIVDEPTRGIDVGTKAEVHRLLSRLAADGVAVLMISSDLPEILGMADRVLVMHEGRLTAEIPRAEATEESVMAAATGRAAA
- a CDS encoding ABC transporter permease; its protein translation is MTVLTPNETPVADVPKSSGTRLVDRVFKMRELAILVVFLVMIAITQAGNSEFLSEQGIKDLLLNATILVLVATGQALVVITRNVDLSVGSTLGISAFAAGTYLQGGGDSVVAVLLAVLMGVGFGLLNGLLVSLGQVPALVVTLGTMYIIRGIDSIWVGSRQITAADLPGGFVDFGSGGISAVPWLAMIALAVLVATAYYLKHFGSGRELYALGSNPEAARLAGIAVRKRTLTAYTFCGALAGLAGAMYLARFGNVDSGTGNGYELTVVSAVVVGGVVFTGGSGSVYGAALGALLLTSINSVLPALGVSSVWVMAINGTLLILAIAVDRIVALRVASALKKRNARHA